The following proteins are encoded in a genomic region of Vicugna pacos chromosome 16, VicPac4, whole genome shotgun sequence:
- the ZBTB4 gene encoding zinc finger and BTB domain-containing protein 4 isoform X1, producing the protein MLVLKTKGKESRADGGRTFVDGGSVASGHHLNCTVGASDAEDSEQGMEAGLAPDIGRSQRWITMQFKQQGNGEVEEASKSEQLQRGGKRPDRRDSLSHPGSAPCWLCCQAGAMPPPAEVTDPSHAPAVLRQLNEQRLRGLFCDVTLIAGDTKFPAHRSVLAASSPFFREALLASAPLPLPPITGGSAPNPATTTAASSSSSSSSSSSSSSSSSSSSSSSSSSSSSSSSSPPPASPPASSPPRVLELPGVPAAAFSDVLNFIYSARLALPGGGGDGAAVAEIGALGRRLGISRLQGLGEGGDAWIPPAPAPMATSQPEEDSFGPGTRPAREWEGDRAEAQAPDSQPLLPRRPLPCPRCGKSFIHPKRLQTHEAQCRRGAGTRGSAVVGTGGSGPSGPAGVDASALPPPVGFRGGPEHVVKVVGGHVLYVCAACERSYVTLSSLKRHSNVHSWRRKYPCRYCEKVFALAEYRTKHEVWHTGERRYQCIFCWETFVTYYNLKTHQRAFHGISPGLLASEKTPNGGYKPKLNTLKLYRLLPMRAAKRPYKTYSQGAPEAPLSPSLNTPAPAAMPASPPSGPPPAPEPGPPPSVITFAHPAPSVIVHGGSSSAGAGSGPASTGGAQAASVITYTAPPRPPKKREYPPPPPEPAATLTSPATAGSPATAAGPATAAEEAKGRNPRAARTLTYTAKPAGGIGGGGGPPAGPGRGPSQLQAPPPLCQITVRIGEEAIVKRRISETDLRPGELSGEEMEESEEDDEEEDEDEEEDEEEDEEEESKAGGEDQLWRPYYSYKPKRKAGAAGPGSSGGSGMPRGRRPPRWKQKLERRSWEETPAAEGPAGHARGEWRHRCGDCAQTFTTLRKLRKHQEAHSGGSHNSRAGRKPSTRFTCPHCAKVCKTAAALSRHGQRHAAERPGGTPTPVIAYSKGSAGTRPGDVKEEAPQEMQVSSSSGEAGGGSAAAEEASETASLQDPVISGGEEPSVVAGGGTYAYPPVQEFPLALIGSGRESGSGRGKPGSEGPLGAGEGDRLEGMGAAKVTFYPEPYPLVYGPQLLAAYPYNFSNLAALPVALNMVLPDEKGGGALPFLPGVFGYAVNPQAAPPTPPTPPPPTLPPPVPPKGEGERAGVERTQKGDVG; encoded by the exons ATGCTGGTTCTTAAGACAAAGGGCAAGGAGAGCAGAGCAGACGGTGGAAGAACCTTTGTGGATGGTGGCAGCGTTGCCAGTGGGCACCATCTGAACTGCACTGTAGGTGCATCCGATGCTGAAGACTCTGAGCAGGGCATGGAGGCAGGCCTGGCCCCGGACATCGGGAGGTCCCAACGGTGGATCACCATGCAGTTTAAGCAGCAGGGCAATGGGGAGGTGGAAGAAGCATCGAAATCTGAGCAGCTCCAGCGAGG AGGGAAGAGGCCCGACAGAAGGGACTCGCTGAGCCACCCCGGCTCCGCTCCATGTTGGCTGTGCTGTCAG GCTGGCGCCATGCCCCCCCCAGCAGAGGTGACGGACCCGTCCCATGCCCCCGCTGTCCTGCGCCAGCTCAACGAGCAGCGGCTCCGTGGCCTCTTCTGTGACGTCACCCTCATAGCTGGAGACACCAAGTTCCCTGCTCACCGCAGTGTCCTGGCTGCTTCTAGTCCCTTCTTCAGAGAGGCCCTGCTGGCTTCAGCTCCTCTACCGCTCCCACCAATTACTGGGGGCTCAGCTCCCAACCCTGCCACCACCACAgctgcctcctcttcctcgtcctcctcctcctcctcctcttcctcctcctcctcttcttcctcttcttcctcttcttcgtcctcctcatcctcgtcctcctcctctccccctccagcCTCGCCTCCTGCTTCATCCCCACCCCGGGTCCTAGAGCTGCCAGGGGTCCCAGCAGCTGCCTTCTCTGATGTCCTCAACTTCATCTACAGTGCCCGGCTGGCACTACCTGGCGGCGGAGGGGATGGGGCAGCTGTGGCAGAGATTGGAGCTCTGGGGCGGCGTCTGGGCATCTCCCGCCTGCAGGGCCTTGGGGAGGGAGGTGATGCTTGGAtacctcctgccccagcccccatggCCACCTCACAGCCTGAAGAGGACAGCTTCGGGCCTGGGACTAGGCCAGCCAGGGAGTGGGAGGGTGACAGGGCTGAGGCTCAGGCCCCTGACTCACAGCCCCTGCTGCCCCGgcggcccctcccctgcccccgctGTGGGAAAAGCTTCATCCATCCCAAGCGGCTGCAGACCCATGAGGCACAGTGCCGTAGGGGGGCTGGCACTCGGGGGTCTGCAGTGGTGGGAACTGGGGGCTCTGGCCCCAGTGGCCCTGCAGGAGTCGatgcctcagccctgcccccaccggTGGGCTTCCGAGGTGGCCCTGAGCATGTGGTGAAGGTGGTGGGTGGCCACGTGCTCTACGTGTGCGCAGCCTGTGAGCGTTCCTACGTGACCTTGTCCAGCCTGAAGCGGCACAGCAATGTCCACTCGTGGCGGAGGAAGTACCCCTGCCGCTACTGTGAGAAGGTGTTCGCCCTGGCTGAGTACCGTACCAAGCATGAGGTGTGGCACACCGGGGAGCGCAG GTACCAGTGCATCTTCTGCTGGGAGACCTTTGTCACTTATTATAACCTGAAGACCCACCAGCGAGCCTTCCATGGCATCAGCCCGGGCCTCCTAGCCAGTGAGAAGACGCCCAATGGAGGCTATAAGCCCAAGCTCAACACCCTCAAGCTGTACCGCCTGCTCCCCATGCGGGCAGCCAAGCGGCCCTACAAGACCTATAGCCAGGGAGCCCCCGAGGCCCCCCTTTCTCCAAGCCTCAACACCCCAGCCCCTGCAGCAATGCCGGCCAGCCCACCATCCGGACCCCCACCTGCCCCAGAACCTGGCCCCCCACCTTCTGTCATCACTTTTGCCCACCCGGCTCCCTCTGTCATTGTCCACGGGGGCAGCAGCAGCGCTGGGGCGGGGAGTGGGCCGGCCAGCACAGGGGGTGCCCAAGCCGCCTCAGTCATCACTTACACTGCTCCCCCGAGGCCCCCCAAAAAACGTGAgtacccacctcctcccccagagCCTGCAGCCACACTGACCAGCCCAGCCACAGCCGGCAGCCCAGCAACGGCCGCAGGGCCCGCCACAGCTGCAGAGGAGGCCAAGGGCCGGAACCCACGGGCCGCGAGGACTCTGACTTACACGGCCAAGCCAGCTGGCGggattggtgggggtgggggtcccccTGCAGGGCCTGGCCGGGGCCCCTCCCAGCTACAGGCTCCACCTCCACTGTGTCAGATCACTGTGCGAATCGGTGAGGAGGCCATTGTAAAGCGCCGCATCTCAGAAACTGACCTACGTCCTGGGGAGCTAAGTggagaggagatggaggagagcGAGGaggatgatgaggaggaggacgaggatgaagaggaggacgaggaggaggatgaggaggaggagtcgAAGGCCGGTGGGGAGGACCAGCTCTGGAGGCCCTACTACTCCTACAAGCCCAAGCGCAAGGCCGGAGCTGCAGGCCCGGGCAGCAGTGGGGGCAGCGGGATGCCCAGAGGCCGCCGGCCACCTCGCTGGAAACAGAAGCTGGAGCGAAGGAGCTGGGAGGAGACTCCGGCGGCCGAGGGCCCCGCAGGGCATGCCCGTGGCGAGTGGAGGCACCGCTGCGGGGACTGTGCCCAGACATTCACCACCCTGAGGAAGCTGCGGAAGCACCAGGAGGCCCATAGCGGGGGCTCCCACAACTCCCGGGCTGGACGTAAGCCTTCCACCCGCTTCACCTGCCCTCACTGCGCCAAGGTGTGCAAGACGGCAGCAGCCCTGAGCCGCCATGGGCAGAGGCACGCAGCCGAGCGGCCCGGGGGCACCCCCACACCTGTCATTGCCTACTCCAAGGGCAGCGCTGGCACCAGACCTGGGGATGTCAAGGAGGAGGCCCCCCAAGAGATGCAAGTCTCTTCATCCAGCGGGGAGGCAGGTGGCGGGAGCGCTGCTGCTGAGGAAGCTTCCGAGACCGCCTCACTCCAGGACCCTGTCATCTCAGGGGGTGAGGAGCCCTCAGTGGTGGCAGGAGGGGGCACCTATGCTTACCCACCTGTTCAGGAATTTCCCCTGGCTCTGATTGGGAGCGGCCGGGAATCTGGCAGTGGCAGGGGAAAACCTGGGAGTGAGGGGCCactaggggctggggagggggaccgGCTGGAGGGGATGGGGGCTGCCAAAGTCACCTTCTACCCTGAGCCCTACCCACTCGTCTATGGCCCCCAGCTCCTTGCCGCCTACCCTTACAACTTCAGCAACTTGGCCGCTCTCCCAGTTGCTCTTAACATGGTCCTACCTGATGAGAAGGGTGGGGGGGCCCTTCCCTTCCTACCAGGGGTCTTTGGCTACGCAGTCAATCCTCAAGCAGCACCCCCTACCCCCCCAACTCCACCCCCTCCAACTCTTCCTCCACCAGTGCCCCCtaagggagaaggggaaagggcaggggttgAAAGAACCCAGAAGGGAGATGTGGGTTGA
- the ZBTB4 gene encoding zinc finger and BTB domain-containing protein 4 isoform X3: MPPPAEVTDPSHAPAVLRQLNEQRLRGLFCDVTLIAGDTKFPAHRSVLAASSPFFREALLASAPLPLPPITGGSAPNPATTTAASSSSSSSSSSSSSSSSSSSSSSSSSSSSSSSSSPPPASPPASSPPRVLELPGVPAAAFSDVLNFIYSARLALPGGGGDGAAVAEIGALGRRLGISRLQGLGEGGDAWIPPAPAPMATSQPEEDSFGPGTRPAREWEGDRAEAQAPDSQPLLPRRPLPCPRCGKSFIHPKRLQTHEAQCRRGAGTRGSAVVGTGGSGPSGPAGVDASALPPPVGFRGGPEHVVKVVGGHVLYVCAACERSYVTLSSLKRHSNVHSWRRKYPCRYCEKVFALAEYRTKHEVWHTGERRYQCIFCWETFVTYYNLKTHQRAFHGISPGLLASEKTPNGGYKPKLNTLKLYRLLPMRAAKRPYKTYSQGAPEAPLSPSLNTPAPAAMPASPPSGPPPAPEPGPPPSVITFAHPAPSVIVHGGSSSAGAGSGPASTGGAQAASVITYTAPPRPPKKREYPPPPPEPAATLTSPATAGSPATAAGPATAAEEAKGRNPRAARTLTYTAKPAGGIGGGGGPPAGPGRGPSQLQAPPPLCQITVRIGEEAIVKRRISETDLRPGELSGEEMEESEEDDEEEDEDEEEDEEEDEEEESKAGGEDQLWRPYYSYKPKRKAGAAGPGSSGGSGMPRGRRPPRWKQKLERRSWEETPAAEGPAGHARGEWRHRCGDCAQTFTTLRKLRKHQEAHSGGSHNSRAGRKPSTRFTCPHCAKVCKTAAALSRHGQRHAAERPGGTPTPVIAYSKGSAGTRPGDVKEEAPQEMQVSSSSGEAGGGSAAAEEASETASLQDPVISGGEEPSVVAGGGTYAYPPVQEFPLALIGSGRESGSGRGKPGSEGPLGAGEGDRLEGMGAAKVTFYPEPYPLVYGPQLLAAYPYNFSNLAALPVALNMVLPDEKGGGALPFLPGVFGYAVNPQAAPPTPPTPPPPTLPPPVPPKGEGERAGVERTQKGDVG; this comes from the exons ATGCCCCCCCCAGCAGAGGTGACGGACCCGTCCCATGCCCCCGCTGTCCTGCGCCAGCTCAACGAGCAGCGGCTCCGTGGCCTCTTCTGTGACGTCACCCTCATAGCTGGAGACACCAAGTTCCCTGCTCACCGCAGTGTCCTGGCTGCTTCTAGTCCCTTCTTCAGAGAGGCCCTGCTGGCTTCAGCTCCTCTACCGCTCCCACCAATTACTGGGGGCTCAGCTCCCAACCCTGCCACCACCACAgctgcctcctcttcctcgtcctcctcctcctcctcctcttcctcctcctcctcttcttcctcttcttcctcttcttcgtcctcctcatcctcgtcctcctcctctccccctccagcCTCGCCTCCTGCTTCATCCCCACCCCGGGTCCTAGAGCTGCCAGGGGTCCCAGCAGCTGCCTTCTCTGATGTCCTCAACTTCATCTACAGTGCCCGGCTGGCACTACCTGGCGGCGGAGGGGATGGGGCAGCTGTGGCAGAGATTGGAGCTCTGGGGCGGCGTCTGGGCATCTCCCGCCTGCAGGGCCTTGGGGAGGGAGGTGATGCTTGGAtacctcctgccccagcccccatggCCACCTCACAGCCTGAAGAGGACAGCTTCGGGCCTGGGACTAGGCCAGCCAGGGAGTGGGAGGGTGACAGGGCTGAGGCTCAGGCCCCTGACTCACAGCCCCTGCTGCCCCGgcggcccctcccctgcccccgctGTGGGAAAAGCTTCATCCATCCCAAGCGGCTGCAGACCCATGAGGCACAGTGCCGTAGGGGGGCTGGCACTCGGGGGTCTGCAGTGGTGGGAACTGGGGGCTCTGGCCCCAGTGGCCCTGCAGGAGTCGatgcctcagccctgcccccaccggTGGGCTTCCGAGGTGGCCCTGAGCATGTGGTGAAGGTGGTGGGTGGCCACGTGCTCTACGTGTGCGCAGCCTGTGAGCGTTCCTACGTGACCTTGTCCAGCCTGAAGCGGCACAGCAATGTCCACTCGTGGCGGAGGAAGTACCCCTGCCGCTACTGTGAGAAGGTGTTCGCCCTGGCTGAGTACCGTACCAAGCATGAGGTGTGGCACACCGGGGAGCGCAG GTACCAGTGCATCTTCTGCTGGGAGACCTTTGTCACTTATTATAACCTGAAGACCCACCAGCGAGCCTTCCATGGCATCAGCCCGGGCCTCCTAGCCAGTGAGAAGACGCCCAATGGAGGCTATAAGCCCAAGCTCAACACCCTCAAGCTGTACCGCCTGCTCCCCATGCGGGCAGCCAAGCGGCCCTACAAGACCTATAGCCAGGGAGCCCCCGAGGCCCCCCTTTCTCCAAGCCTCAACACCCCAGCCCCTGCAGCAATGCCGGCCAGCCCACCATCCGGACCCCCACCTGCCCCAGAACCTGGCCCCCCACCTTCTGTCATCACTTTTGCCCACCCGGCTCCCTCTGTCATTGTCCACGGGGGCAGCAGCAGCGCTGGGGCGGGGAGTGGGCCGGCCAGCACAGGGGGTGCCCAAGCCGCCTCAGTCATCACTTACACTGCTCCCCCGAGGCCCCCCAAAAAACGTGAgtacccacctcctcccccagagCCTGCAGCCACACTGACCAGCCCAGCCACAGCCGGCAGCCCAGCAACGGCCGCAGGGCCCGCCACAGCTGCAGAGGAGGCCAAGGGCCGGAACCCACGGGCCGCGAGGACTCTGACTTACACGGCCAAGCCAGCTGGCGggattggtgggggtgggggtcccccTGCAGGGCCTGGCCGGGGCCCCTCCCAGCTACAGGCTCCACCTCCACTGTGTCAGATCACTGTGCGAATCGGTGAGGAGGCCATTGTAAAGCGCCGCATCTCAGAAACTGACCTACGTCCTGGGGAGCTAAGTggagaggagatggaggagagcGAGGaggatgatgaggaggaggacgaggatgaagaggaggacgaggaggaggatgaggaggaggagtcgAAGGCCGGTGGGGAGGACCAGCTCTGGAGGCCCTACTACTCCTACAAGCCCAAGCGCAAGGCCGGAGCTGCAGGCCCGGGCAGCAGTGGGGGCAGCGGGATGCCCAGAGGCCGCCGGCCACCTCGCTGGAAACAGAAGCTGGAGCGAAGGAGCTGGGAGGAGACTCCGGCGGCCGAGGGCCCCGCAGGGCATGCCCGTGGCGAGTGGAGGCACCGCTGCGGGGACTGTGCCCAGACATTCACCACCCTGAGGAAGCTGCGGAAGCACCAGGAGGCCCATAGCGGGGGCTCCCACAACTCCCGGGCTGGACGTAAGCCTTCCACCCGCTTCACCTGCCCTCACTGCGCCAAGGTGTGCAAGACGGCAGCAGCCCTGAGCCGCCATGGGCAGAGGCACGCAGCCGAGCGGCCCGGGGGCACCCCCACACCTGTCATTGCCTACTCCAAGGGCAGCGCTGGCACCAGACCTGGGGATGTCAAGGAGGAGGCCCCCCAAGAGATGCAAGTCTCTTCATCCAGCGGGGAGGCAGGTGGCGGGAGCGCTGCTGCTGAGGAAGCTTCCGAGACCGCCTCACTCCAGGACCCTGTCATCTCAGGGGGTGAGGAGCCCTCAGTGGTGGCAGGAGGGGGCACCTATGCTTACCCACCTGTTCAGGAATTTCCCCTGGCTCTGATTGGGAGCGGCCGGGAATCTGGCAGTGGCAGGGGAAAACCTGGGAGTGAGGGGCCactaggggctggggagggggaccgGCTGGAGGGGATGGGGGCTGCCAAAGTCACCTTCTACCCTGAGCCCTACCCACTCGTCTATGGCCCCCAGCTCCTTGCCGCCTACCCTTACAACTTCAGCAACTTGGCCGCTCTCCCAGTTGCTCTTAACATGGTCCTACCTGATGAGAAGGGTGGGGGGGCCCTTCCCTTCCTACCAGGGGTCTTTGGCTACGCAGTCAATCCTCAAGCAGCACCCCCTACCCCCCCAACTCCACCCCCTCCAACTCTTCCTCCACCAGTGCCCCCtaagggagaaggggaaagggcaggggttgAAAGAACCCAGAAGGGAGATGTGGGTTGA
- the ZBTB4 gene encoding zinc finger and BTB domain-containing protein 4 isoform X2, whose translation MEAGLAPDIGRSQRWITMQFKQQGNGEVEEASKSEQLQRGGKRPDRRDSLSHPGSAPCWLCCQAGAMPPPAEVTDPSHAPAVLRQLNEQRLRGLFCDVTLIAGDTKFPAHRSVLAASSPFFREALLASAPLPLPPITGGSAPNPATTTAASSSSSSSSSSSSSSSSSSSSSSSSSSSSSSSSSPPPASPPASSPPRVLELPGVPAAAFSDVLNFIYSARLALPGGGGDGAAVAEIGALGRRLGISRLQGLGEGGDAWIPPAPAPMATSQPEEDSFGPGTRPAREWEGDRAEAQAPDSQPLLPRRPLPCPRCGKSFIHPKRLQTHEAQCRRGAGTRGSAVVGTGGSGPSGPAGVDASALPPPVGFRGGPEHVVKVVGGHVLYVCAACERSYVTLSSLKRHSNVHSWRRKYPCRYCEKVFALAEYRTKHEVWHTGERRYQCIFCWETFVTYYNLKTHQRAFHGISPGLLASEKTPNGGYKPKLNTLKLYRLLPMRAAKRPYKTYSQGAPEAPLSPSLNTPAPAAMPASPPSGPPPAPEPGPPPSVITFAHPAPSVIVHGGSSSAGAGSGPASTGGAQAASVITYTAPPRPPKKREYPPPPPEPAATLTSPATAGSPATAAGPATAAEEAKGRNPRAARTLTYTAKPAGGIGGGGGPPAGPGRGPSQLQAPPPLCQITVRIGEEAIVKRRISETDLRPGELSGEEMEESEEDDEEEDEDEEEDEEEDEEEESKAGGEDQLWRPYYSYKPKRKAGAAGPGSSGGSGMPRGRRPPRWKQKLERRSWEETPAAEGPAGHARGEWRHRCGDCAQTFTTLRKLRKHQEAHSGGSHNSRAGRKPSTRFTCPHCAKVCKTAAALSRHGQRHAAERPGGTPTPVIAYSKGSAGTRPGDVKEEAPQEMQVSSSSGEAGGGSAAAEEASETASLQDPVISGGEEPSVVAGGGTYAYPPVQEFPLALIGSGRESGSGRGKPGSEGPLGAGEGDRLEGMGAAKVTFYPEPYPLVYGPQLLAAYPYNFSNLAALPVALNMVLPDEKGGGALPFLPGVFGYAVNPQAAPPTPPTPPPPTLPPPVPPKGEGERAGVERTQKGDVG comes from the exons ATGGAGGCAGGCCTGGCCCCGGACATCGGGAGGTCCCAACGGTGGATCACCATGCAGTTTAAGCAGCAGGGCAATGGGGAGGTGGAAGAAGCATCGAAATCTGAGCAGCTCCAGCGAGG AGGGAAGAGGCCCGACAGAAGGGACTCGCTGAGCCACCCCGGCTCCGCTCCATGTTGGCTGTGCTGTCAG GCTGGCGCCATGCCCCCCCCAGCAGAGGTGACGGACCCGTCCCATGCCCCCGCTGTCCTGCGCCAGCTCAACGAGCAGCGGCTCCGTGGCCTCTTCTGTGACGTCACCCTCATAGCTGGAGACACCAAGTTCCCTGCTCACCGCAGTGTCCTGGCTGCTTCTAGTCCCTTCTTCAGAGAGGCCCTGCTGGCTTCAGCTCCTCTACCGCTCCCACCAATTACTGGGGGCTCAGCTCCCAACCCTGCCACCACCACAgctgcctcctcttcctcgtcctcctcctcctcctcctcttcctcctcctcctcttcttcctcttcttcctcttcttcgtcctcctcatcctcgtcctcctcctctccccctccagcCTCGCCTCCTGCTTCATCCCCACCCCGGGTCCTAGAGCTGCCAGGGGTCCCAGCAGCTGCCTTCTCTGATGTCCTCAACTTCATCTACAGTGCCCGGCTGGCACTACCTGGCGGCGGAGGGGATGGGGCAGCTGTGGCAGAGATTGGAGCTCTGGGGCGGCGTCTGGGCATCTCCCGCCTGCAGGGCCTTGGGGAGGGAGGTGATGCTTGGAtacctcctgccccagcccccatggCCACCTCACAGCCTGAAGAGGACAGCTTCGGGCCTGGGACTAGGCCAGCCAGGGAGTGGGAGGGTGACAGGGCTGAGGCTCAGGCCCCTGACTCACAGCCCCTGCTGCCCCGgcggcccctcccctgcccccgctGTGGGAAAAGCTTCATCCATCCCAAGCGGCTGCAGACCCATGAGGCACAGTGCCGTAGGGGGGCTGGCACTCGGGGGTCTGCAGTGGTGGGAACTGGGGGCTCTGGCCCCAGTGGCCCTGCAGGAGTCGatgcctcagccctgcccccaccggTGGGCTTCCGAGGTGGCCCTGAGCATGTGGTGAAGGTGGTGGGTGGCCACGTGCTCTACGTGTGCGCAGCCTGTGAGCGTTCCTACGTGACCTTGTCCAGCCTGAAGCGGCACAGCAATGTCCACTCGTGGCGGAGGAAGTACCCCTGCCGCTACTGTGAGAAGGTGTTCGCCCTGGCTGAGTACCGTACCAAGCATGAGGTGTGGCACACCGGGGAGCGCAG GTACCAGTGCATCTTCTGCTGGGAGACCTTTGTCACTTATTATAACCTGAAGACCCACCAGCGAGCCTTCCATGGCATCAGCCCGGGCCTCCTAGCCAGTGAGAAGACGCCCAATGGAGGCTATAAGCCCAAGCTCAACACCCTCAAGCTGTACCGCCTGCTCCCCATGCGGGCAGCCAAGCGGCCCTACAAGACCTATAGCCAGGGAGCCCCCGAGGCCCCCCTTTCTCCAAGCCTCAACACCCCAGCCCCTGCAGCAATGCCGGCCAGCCCACCATCCGGACCCCCACCTGCCCCAGAACCTGGCCCCCCACCTTCTGTCATCACTTTTGCCCACCCGGCTCCCTCTGTCATTGTCCACGGGGGCAGCAGCAGCGCTGGGGCGGGGAGTGGGCCGGCCAGCACAGGGGGTGCCCAAGCCGCCTCAGTCATCACTTACACTGCTCCCCCGAGGCCCCCCAAAAAACGTGAgtacccacctcctcccccagagCCTGCAGCCACACTGACCAGCCCAGCCACAGCCGGCAGCCCAGCAACGGCCGCAGGGCCCGCCACAGCTGCAGAGGAGGCCAAGGGCCGGAACCCACGGGCCGCGAGGACTCTGACTTACACGGCCAAGCCAGCTGGCGggattggtgggggtgggggtcccccTGCAGGGCCTGGCCGGGGCCCCTCCCAGCTACAGGCTCCACCTCCACTGTGTCAGATCACTGTGCGAATCGGTGAGGAGGCCATTGTAAAGCGCCGCATCTCAGAAACTGACCTACGTCCTGGGGAGCTAAGTggagaggagatggaggagagcGAGGaggatgatgaggaggaggacgaggatgaagaggaggacgaggaggaggatgaggaggaggagtcgAAGGCCGGTGGGGAGGACCAGCTCTGGAGGCCCTACTACTCCTACAAGCCCAAGCGCAAGGCCGGAGCTGCAGGCCCGGGCAGCAGTGGGGGCAGCGGGATGCCCAGAGGCCGCCGGCCACCTCGCTGGAAACAGAAGCTGGAGCGAAGGAGCTGGGAGGAGACTCCGGCGGCCGAGGGCCCCGCAGGGCATGCCCGTGGCGAGTGGAGGCACCGCTGCGGGGACTGTGCCCAGACATTCACCACCCTGAGGAAGCTGCGGAAGCACCAGGAGGCCCATAGCGGGGGCTCCCACAACTCCCGGGCTGGACGTAAGCCTTCCACCCGCTTCACCTGCCCTCACTGCGCCAAGGTGTGCAAGACGGCAGCAGCCCTGAGCCGCCATGGGCAGAGGCACGCAGCCGAGCGGCCCGGGGGCACCCCCACACCTGTCATTGCCTACTCCAAGGGCAGCGCTGGCACCAGACCTGGGGATGTCAAGGAGGAGGCCCCCCAAGAGATGCAAGTCTCTTCATCCAGCGGGGAGGCAGGTGGCGGGAGCGCTGCTGCTGAGGAAGCTTCCGAGACCGCCTCACTCCAGGACCCTGTCATCTCAGGGGGTGAGGAGCCCTCAGTGGTGGCAGGAGGGGGCACCTATGCTTACCCACCTGTTCAGGAATTTCCCCTGGCTCTGATTGGGAGCGGCCGGGAATCTGGCAGTGGCAGGGGAAAACCTGGGAGTGAGGGGCCactaggggctggggagggggaccgGCTGGAGGGGATGGGGGCTGCCAAAGTCACCTTCTACCCTGAGCCCTACCCACTCGTCTATGGCCCCCAGCTCCTTGCCGCCTACCCTTACAACTTCAGCAACTTGGCCGCTCTCCCAGTTGCTCTTAACATGGTCCTACCTGATGAGAAGGGTGGGGGGGCCCTTCCCTTCCTACCAGGGGTCTTTGGCTACGCAGTCAATCCTCAAGCAGCACCCCCTACCCCCCCAACTCCACCCCCTCCAACTCTTCCTCCACCAGTGCCCCCtaagggagaaggggaaagggcaggggttgAAAGAACCCAGAAGGGAGATGTGGGTTGA